The following coding sequences lie in one Ostrea edulis chromosome 8, xbOstEdul1.1, whole genome shotgun sequence genomic window:
- the LOC125663387 gene encoding carcinoembryonic antigen-related cell adhesion molecule 1-like: MKNLTWTADFFPRSGQYHIYHFYGDKDKTVIQVRDDSATSIDPVKYTYHTRPYNSINIVFEVKNITLKDAGYYGGGTSQIAARSGSGVVLVVKGKPTKPEIRGTMNSTENSDFSLTCTSQSTSRPSYYSKTVSLNYIWYRNNTVIDSETKMTLRFPRISRDVRFNKYSCQSKESIVSEESEEIQINVLYGPNSVAITPQLPVHKTVSVKNGDYIGPYNCQADCNPPCTIQWNYKLSNGTFREAKSNGSTLLQQRVFRDQVLFRCVARSTYDKLLHTPIILYIRCKNFIVNTFMKHI; this comes from the exons ATGAAAAATCTAACGTGGACAGCTGATTTCTTTCCAAGGAGTGGACAATaccatatatatcatttttatggTGACAAAGACAAAACAGTAATCCAAGTGCGAGATGATAGTGCTACTTCAATTGatcctgtaaaatatacttaCCACACCAGACCCTACAACTCCATCAATATAGTATTTGAGGTGAAAAACATAACATTAAAGGATGCTGGATATTATGGAGGTGGCACGTCACAGATTGCTGCCAGAAGTGGATCGGGTGTAGTTCTTGTGGTGAAAG GGAAACCAACAAAACCTGAGATTAGAGGAACCATGAACTCAACCGAAAACAGCGATTTTTCACTGACCTGTACCAGTCAGTCAACCTCTCGTCCGTCTTATTACTCAAAAACTGTATCCTTAAACTATATCTGGTACAGGAACAACACCGTCATTGATTCAGAGACCAAAATGACTCTGAGATTTCCCAGGATTTCTAGAGACGTCAGATTTAACAAATATTCATGTCAGTCGAAGGAAAGTATTGTGTCCGAAGAAAGTGAGGAAATTCAGATCAATGTTTTGT ACGGTCCCAACAGTGTTGCTATTACCCCTCAGCTTCCAGTACATAAGACAGTGTCTGTCAAAAACGGAGATTATATTGGACCGTATAACTGTCAGGCTGATTGTAATCCGCCCTGTACCATTCAGTGGAACTACAAACTCTCCAATGGAACGTTTCGAGAAGCAAAGTCAAACGGATCAACATTGTTACAGCAACGAGTGTTCAGAGACCAAGTCTTGTTTCGATGTGTGGCAAGGTCGACTTACGACAAATTGCTGCATACACCAATCATTCTGTATATACGGTGTAAGAATTTTATTGTTAACACCTTTATGAAACACATTTAA
- the LOC130049230 gene encoding uncharacterized protein LOC130049230: MFFELCVEHATCLFQMQQSVGVIFTPAEISYVPDYFLTRGLGRSSRWHPGLSIISCSSHREGGCVTSCRVSQSTLVNGAGKTPELPSYRAPPLWTPKVVRRRKVDRRSDWSLTENLCDGI; this comes from the exons ATGTTCTTTGAACTCTGCGTTGAACATGCCACATGTCTTTTCCAGATGCAGCAGTCTGTAGGAGTTATTTTCACACCTGCCGAAATCAGTTATGTACCTGATTACTTCCTAACCAG GGGTCTTGGCCGAAGCAGTCGGTGGCACCCAGGCCTGAGCATCATTTCCTGCTCCTCGCACAGAGAGGGTGGAtgcgtcaccagttgtagggtTTCCCAGTCAACTCTCGTGAATGGTGCAG gaaaaacaccagaattgcctagctacagggcgccgccattgtggacacccaaagttgtgcggagaagaaaagttgacaggagatctgattggtcattaacagaaaatctttgtgatggaatttaa